One segment of Engraulis encrasicolus isolate BLACKSEA-1 chromosome 7, IST_EnEncr_1.0, whole genome shotgun sequence DNA contains the following:
- the LOC134453026 gene encoding C-terminal-binding protein 1 isoform X2 has product MQGIRPPILNGPMHPRPLVALLDGRDCTVEMPVLKDVATVAFCDAQSTQEIHEKVLNEAVGALMYHTITLSRDDLDKFKSLRIIVRIGSGFDNVDIKAAAELGIAVCNVPSSSVEETADTALCLILNLYRRVTWMHQVLREGTRASSVEQIREVAGGAARIRGETLGIIGLGRVGQAVALRAKAFGFNVIFYDPYLPDGVERSLGLQRMTTLQDLLIHSDCVSLHCSLNEHNHHLINDFTIKQMRQGAFLVNTARGGLVDEKALAQALKEGRIRGAALDVHESEPFSFSQGPLKDAPNLICTPHTSWYSEQASVEAREEAAKEVRRAITGRIPDSLKNCVNKEYLKTAPQWPTMDPSTVHPELNGAGAYRKLLTEASSLANTYHNMVIGNAMNVEAICSPQTWWG; this is encoded by the exons ATGCAAG GAATTCGCCCCCCGATCCTCAATGGGCCGATGCACCCACGTCCACTGGTGGCCCTGCTCGATGGCCGTGACTGCACCGTGGAGATGCCCGTGCTGAAGGACGTGGCAACCGTAGCCTTCTGTGATGCCCAGTCCACCCAGGAGATCCATGAGAAG GTATTAAACGAGGCAGTAGGCGCTCTGATGTACCATACCATAACACTATCTCGTGATGACCTCGACAAGTTCAAGAGCTTACGCATCATTGTGAGGATTGGAAGTGGTTTTGACAATGTGGATATCAAAGCTGCAGCAGAACTTG gcaTTGCGGTGTGTAACGTGCCGTCGTCATCGGTGGAGGAGACGGCGGACACGGCTCTGTGCCTCATCCTGAACCTGTACCGGAGGGTCACCTGGATGCACCAGGTGTTGCGAGAGGGCACAAGGGCCTCTAGCGTGGAGCAGATCAGGGAGGTGGCCGGGGGAGCAGCCCGGATACGGGGAGAGACGTTGGGCATCATCGGCCTGG GGCGGGTTGGTCAAGCGGTGGCTCTGCGTGCAAAGGCCTTCGGGTTCAACGTGATATTCTACGACCCCTACCTGCCCGACGGAGTGGAGCGCTCCCTGGGCCTGCAGCGCATGACCACCCTGCAGGACCTCCTCATCCACTCCGACTGCGTATCTTTACACTGCAGTCTCAACGAACACAACCACCACCTCATCAACGACTTCACCATCAAACAG ATGCGGCAGGGGGCATTCCTGGTGAACACGGCCCGAGGGGGGCTGGTGGACGAGAAGGCCCTGGCACAGGCCCTGAAGGAGGGACGGATACGAGGCGCTGCCCTGGACGTGCACGAGTCAGAGCCCTTCAG TTTCTCCCAAGGGCCTCTGAAGGATGCCCCAAATCTTATCTGCACCCCCCACACTTCCTGGTATAGCGAGCAGGCCTCGGTGGAGGCCCGGGAAGAGGCAGCTAAAGAAGTCCGACGTGCCATTACAG GACGCATTCCTGATAGCCTGAAGAATTGTGTGAATAAGGAATATCTCAAGACTGCCCCCCAGTGGCCGACCATGGACCCCAGCACAGTGCACCCTGAGCTGAACGGAGCGGGCGCATATAG AAAATTACTCACAGAGGCTAGCAGTCTGGCTAACACCTACCACAACATGGTGATAGGCAACGCCATGAACGTTGAAGCGATTT GTTCTCCTCAAACCTGGTGGGGGTGA
- the fam53c gene encoding protein FAM53C, producing MPESSYWQLCPPSKPSLQQGVLSSSFPPGPGPVPQQQGPPAPDQLQSEEGEELQCALVPSTSVTDLSFPGGPPPPPPPPKRHCRSLSVPEDLSRCRYTWRPSASKVWTPVNRRCHSGGGAGGQCPLRAPSSSLTSSLHSSSSPTFFSLALSPDSPLPWNFPFEPGDAAVGGGSACCCFFPSPSSCSSSPSPLHPPPPPQRRFSLSPVLIREAAAHIREHPVPPVPLQGAAACAAAAAAAVATAHHVAQQHPGAVPASPSSACSTPASLRRAIPPQLPRCHSQPCDLLLLKPGLKRRRDPDRPCARPVLDFAKMTQTRSSDLSCLERGRLVCGGDVCMGLEPFLGDFRGLYSPSEGLGRTSIGPLSESDEEEEEEEGEDVDADHEGGPQSVFERDCTELDISLIEEN from the exons ATGCCTG AGAGCAGTTACTGGCAGCTCTGCCCTCCTTCCAAGCCCAGCCTGCAGCAGGGTGTGCTGAGTTCCAGCTTTCCCCCAGGCCCCGGCCCCGTGCCACAGCAGCAGGGTCCCCCGGCCCCCGACCAGCTCCAGAGCGAGGAGGGGGAAGAGCTGCAGTGCGCGCTGGTCCCCAGCACCTCAGTGACGGACCTgtcttttcccggtgggccccctccccccccgccgccccccaAGCGCCACTGTCGCTCGCTGTCTGTGCCCGAGGACTTGTCCCGGTGCCGCTACACCTGGCGGCCCAGCGCCTCGAAGGTCTGGACGCCCGTGAACCGCCGATGCCACAGTGGAGGGGGAGCGGGGGGACAGTGCCCGCTTCGTGCCCCCAGCTCGTCACTGACCTCGTCGCTGCACTCCTCGTCCAGCCCCACCTTCTTCAGCCTCGCCCTCTCGCCCGACTCGCCGCTGCCATGGAACTTCCCCTTCGAGCCCGGTGACGCGGCGGTGGGTGGCGGCAGcgcctgctgctgcttcttcccCTCGccgtcctcctgctcctcctcgccCTCGCCGCTGCACCCGCCGCCTCCGCCGCAACGACGCTTCTCCCTGTCGCCCGTGCTCATCCGTGAGGCGGCCGCCCACATCCGGGAGCACCCGGTGCCTCCGGTCCCTCTCCAGGGCGCTGCCGCCTGcgccgctgctgccgccgccgccgttgCCACCGCACATCACGTCGCACAACAACACCCGGGCGCGGTGCCCGCCTCGCCCTCGTCTGCGTGCAGCACGCCGGCCTCGCTGCGTAGGGCCATCCCGCCCCAGTTGCCCCGCTGCCACTCCCAGCCCTGCGACCTGCTCCTGCTCAAGCCTGGCCTCAAGCGCAGGAGAGACCCCGACCGGCCATGCGCCCGGCCAGTGCTGGACTTTGCTAAGATGACCCAG ACGCGTAGCTCGGACTTGAGCTGTCTGGAGCGCGGGAGGCTGGTGTGCGGAGGGGACGTGTGCATGGGTCTGGAGCCGTTTCTGGGAGACTTCAGAGGCTTGTACTCTCCATCTGAGGGCCTCGGAAGGACAAGTATCGGGCCACTTAGTGAAagtgacgaggaggaggaggaggaggagggggaggacgtgGACGCTGATCACGAAGGAGGACCTCAAAGTGTTTTTGAAAGGGATTGCACAGAACTGGACATCTCCTTGATTGAGgaaaattga
- the LOC134453026 gene encoding C-terminal-binding protein 1 isoform X3: MQGIRPPILNGPMHPRPLVALLDGRDCTVEMPVLKDVATVAFCDAQSTQEIHEKVLNEAVGALMYHTITLSRDDLDKFKSLRIIVRIGSGFDNVDIKAAAELGIAVCNVPSSSVEETADTALCLILNLYRRVTWMHQVLREGTRASSVEQIREVAGGAARIRGETLGIIGLGRVGQAVALRAKAFGFNVIFYDPYLPDGVERSLGLQRMTTLQDLLIHSDCVSLHCSLNEHNHHLINDFTIKQMRQGAFLVNTARGGLVDEKALAQALKEGRIRGAALDVHESEPFSFSQGPLKDAPNLICTPHTSWYSEQASVEAREEAAKEVRRAITGRIPDSLKNCVNKEYLKTAPQWPTMDPSTVHPELNGAGAYR; the protein is encoded by the exons ATGCAAG GAATTCGCCCCCCGATCCTCAATGGGCCGATGCACCCACGTCCACTGGTGGCCCTGCTCGATGGCCGTGACTGCACCGTGGAGATGCCCGTGCTGAAGGACGTGGCAACCGTAGCCTTCTGTGATGCCCAGTCCACCCAGGAGATCCATGAGAAG GTATTAAACGAGGCAGTAGGCGCTCTGATGTACCATACCATAACACTATCTCGTGATGACCTCGACAAGTTCAAGAGCTTACGCATCATTGTGAGGATTGGAAGTGGTTTTGACAATGTGGATATCAAAGCTGCAGCAGAACTTG gcaTTGCGGTGTGTAACGTGCCGTCGTCATCGGTGGAGGAGACGGCGGACACGGCTCTGTGCCTCATCCTGAACCTGTACCGGAGGGTCACCTGGATGCACCAGGTGTTGCGAGAGGGCACAAGGGCCTCTAGCGTGGAGCAGATCAGGGAGGTGGCCGGGGGAGCAGCCCGGATACGGGGAGAGACGTTGGGCATCATCGGCCTGG GGCGGGTTGGTCAAGCGGTGGCTCTGCGTGCAAAGGCCTTCGGGTTCAACGTGATATTCTACGACCCCTACCTGCCCGACGGAGTGGAGCGCTCCCTGGGCCTGCAGCGCATGACCACCCTGCAGGACCTCCTCATCCACTCCGACTGCGTATCTTTACACTGCAGTCTCAACGAACACAACCACCACCTCATCAACGACTTCACCATCAAACAG ATGCGGCAGGGGGCATTCCTGGTGAACACGGCCCGAGGGGGGCTGGTGGACGAGAAGGCCCTGGCACAGGCCCTGAAGGAGGGACGGATACGAGGCGCTGCCCTGGACGTGCACGAGTCAGAGCCCTTCAG TTTCTCCCAAGGGCCTCTGAAGGATGCCCCAAATCTTATCTGCACCCCCCACACTTCCTGGTATAGCGAGCAGGCCTCGGTGGAGGCCCGGGAAGAGGCAGCTAAAGAAGTCCGACGTGCCATTACAG GACGCATTCCTGATAGCCTGAAGAATTGTGTGAATAAGGAATATCTCAAGACTGCCCCCCAGTGGCCGACCATGGACCCCAGCACAGTGCACCCTGAGCTGAACGGAGCGGGCGCATATAGGTAA
- the LOC134453026 gene encoding C-terminal-binding protein 1 isoform X1: MQGIRPPILNGPMHPRPLVALLDGRDCTVEMPVLKDVATVAFCDAQSTQEIHEKVLNEAVGALMYHTITLSRDDLDKFKSLRIIVRIGSGFDNVDIKAAAELGIAVCNVPSSSVEETADTALCLILNLYRRVTWMHQVLREGTRASSVEQIREVAGGAARIRGETLGIIGLGRVGQAVALRAKAFGFNVIFYDPYLPDGVERSLGLQRMTTLQDLLIHSDCVSLHCSLNEHNHHLINDFTIKQMRQGAFLVNTARGGLVDEKALAQALKEGRIRGAALDVHESEPFSFSQGPLKDAPNLICTPHTSWYSEQASVEAREEAAKEVRRAITGRIPDSLKNCVNKEYLKTAPQWPTMDPSTVHPELNGAGAYRFSSNLVGVTAGGLIGAGAAMEGIVAGALPMAHGVAPVSRPPHTPSPSQPSKAETDRDIPADQ; the protein is encoded by the exons ATGCAAG GAATTCGCCCCCCGATCCTCAATGGGCCGATGCACCCACGTCCACTGGTGGCCCTGCTCGATGGCCGTGACTGCACCGTGGAGATGCCCGTGCTGAAGGACGTGGCAACCGTAGCCTTCTGTGATGCCCAGTCCACCCAGGAGATCCATGAGAAG GTATTAAACGAGGCAGTAGGCGCTCTGATGTACCATACCATAACACTATCTCGTGATGACCTCGACAAGTTCAAGAGCTTACGCATCATTGTGAGGATTGGAAGTGGTTTTGACAATGTGGATATCAAAGCTGCAGCAGAACTTG gcaTTGCGGTGTGTAACGTGCCGTCGTCATCGGTGGAGGAGACGGCGGACACGGCTCTGTGCCTCATCCTGAACCTGTACCGGAGGGTCACCTGGATGCACCAGGTGTTGCGAGAGGGCACAAGGGCCTCTAGCGTGGAGCAGATCAGGGAGGTGGCCGGGGGAGCAGCCCGGATACGGGGAGAGACGTTGGGCATCATCGGCCTGG GGCGGGTTGGTCAAGCGGTGGCTCTGCGTGCAAAGGCCTTCGGGTTCAACGTGATATTCTACGACCCCTACCTGCCCGACGGAGTGGAGCGCTCCCTGGGCCTGCAGCGCATGACCACCCTGCAGGACCTCCTCATCCACTCCGACTGCGTATCTTTACACTGCAGTCTCAACGAACACAACCACCACCTCATCAACGACTTCACCATCAAACAG ATGCGGCAGGGGGCATTCCTGGTGAACACGGCCCGAGGGGGGCTGGTGGACGAGAAGGCCCTGGCACAGGCCCTGAAGGAGGGACGGATACGAGGCGCTGCCCTGGACGTGCACGAGTCAGAGCCCTTCAG TTTCTCCCAAGGGCCTCTGAAGGATGCCCCAAATCTTATCTGCACCCCCCACACTTCCTGGTATAGCGAGCAGGCCTCGGTGGAGGCCCGGGAAGAGGCAGCTAAAGAAGTCCGACGTGCCATTACAG GACGCATTCCTGATAGCCTGAAGAATTGTGTGAATAAGGAATATCTCAAGACTGCCCCCCAGTGGCCGACCATGGACCCCAGCACAGTGCACCCTGAGCTGAACGGAGCGGGCGCATATAG GTTCTCCTCAAACCTGGTGGGGGTGACTGCAGGCGGCCTGATTGGCGCCGGAGCCGCGATGGAGGGTATCGTTGCCGGAGCACTGCCCATGGCCCACGGGGTGGCTCCCGTCTCCCGTCCGCCCCATACCCCGTCCCCCAGCCAGCCCTCCAAGGCTGAAACAGACAGAGATATACCTGCCGATCAGTAG